AATATTTTACTTTTAAAACATATTGACCTGATGCATGATCTGACCATCTAACGCAGCACTTTTGCTGGCAGGAGGTTGGACCCGATGAAGGCTGGATGTATCGGCGGCGGCCCGGCGGGGTTGTATTTCGCAATCTCAATGAAACTGCGTGATCCGGATCATGAGGTCATCGTCTATGAGCGAAACCGGGCCGATGACACTTTTGGATGGGGCGTTGTGCTGTCCGATGAAACCCTGGACAACCTGGCGGCCAACGACGCCATAAGCGCGACATCCATCCGCGAGCATTTTGCCTACTGGGACGATATTGCGGTTCATTTCAAGGGTACGACACAACTCTCCACAGGACACGGGTTTTGCGGCATCGGGCGCAAGCGGTTGCTGCAAATCCTGCAGCAACGGGCCCGCGACGTGGGCGTGGACCTGCGTTATGAGACCGAGATCAAGGACATCGACGACCTGATGCGAACCCACGACCTGGTGGTCGCGCCCGACGGTGTCAATTCGATTGCCCGCGGCAAGTTCCAAGACGTATTCAAACCGGATATCGACGTTCGCAAATGCCATTATATCTGGCTTGGCACGCATCAGAAATTCGACGACGCCTTCACCTTTATTTTTGAACAGACAGAACACGGCTGGATCTGGGTGCACGCCTACCAGTTTGATCCCGACACCGCGACTTTCATCATCGAGTGCTCTGACGAAACCTATCAGCATTTCGGTTTCGAACACATGAGCCAGCAGGAGTCCATCGCCACCTGCGAGGCGATCTTCAAGGACTATCTCGGCGGGCACTCGCTGATGACCAATGCCGGTCATATACGCGGTTCCGCCTGGATCCGGTTTCCGCGCGTGCTGTGCGAGCGCTGGAGCCATGACAACCTGGTGCTGATGGGCGATGCCGCGGCGAGCGCGCATTTTTCCATCGGATCAGGCACCAAACTGGCTCTGGAAAGCGCCATTGCACTGGCCGACTACCTGCACACTGAACCGTCCATGCAGGCGGCGTTTGAGAAGTATGAAGATGCCCGCCGCCTCGAGGTATTGCGTTTGCAGTCGGCAGCGCGCAATTCGCTGGAATGGTTCGAGGACATTGAGCGTTACTTCAATCTCGATCCGGTGCAGTTCAATTATTCCCTGATGACCCGGTCGCAACGCATCAGCCACGAAAACCTGCGCCTGCGCGATCCTGAATGGATGCAGCAGGCAGAACGCTGGTTCCAGACAAACTCCGGAGTGGCGGAAGACAAACCGGTGCGGCCACCGATGTTCGCCCCCTATTCCCTGCGCGCCATGACCTTGAAAAACCGTGTGGTCGTATCGCCGATGGCACAGTACAAGGCGGTGGACGGCTGCCCGACCGACTGGCACCTGGTGCACTATGGTGAGCGCGCCAAGGGCGGCGCCGGACTGGTCTATACCGAAATGACCTGCGTCAGCCCGCACGGACGGATCACGCCGGGATGCACGGGCATGTATGCAGCCGAACATGAAGCGGCGTGGCAACGGCTGGTGAACTTCATTCATGCGGAGACAGGCGCCAAGGTCTGCTGCCAGCTCGGCCACTCCGGCGCCAAGGGCTCAACCCAGCTCGGTTGGGAAGAGATGGACGCGCCGCTGCAGGACGGCAACTGGCCCCTGC
The Anderseniella sp. Alg231-50 DNA segment above includes these coding regions:
- a CDS encoding bifunctional salicylyl-CoA 5-hydroxylase/oxidoreductase — its product is MKAGCIGGGPAGLYFAISMKLRDPDHEVIVYERNRADDTFGWGVVLSDETLDNLAANDAISATSIREHFAYWDDIAVHFKGTTQLSTGHGFCGIGRKRLLQILQQRARDVGVDLRYETEIKDIDDLMRTHDLVVAPDGVNSIARGKFQDVFKPDIDVRKCHYIWLGTHQKFDDAFTFIFEQTEHGWIWVHAYQFDPDTATFIIECSDETYQHFGFEHMSQQESIATCEAIFKDYLGGHSLMTNAGHIRGSAWIRFPRVLCERWSHDNLVLMGDAAASAHFSIGSGTKLALESAIALADYLHTEPSMQAAFEKYEDARRLEVLRLQSAARNSLEWFEDIERYFNLDPVQFNYSLMTRSQRISHENLRLRDPEWMQQAERWFQTNSGVAEDKPVRPPMFAPYSLRAMTLKNRVVVSPMAQYKAVDGCPTDWHLVHYGERAKGGAGLVYTEMTCVSPHGRITPGCTGMYAAEHEAAWQRLVNFIHAETGAKVCCQLGHSGAKGSTQLGWEEMDAPLQDGNWPLLAASEIAWSPRNQTPKAMDRTDMDLVREQFVASAQMADRAGFDMIELHCAHGYLLSSFITPLTNHRTDDYGGSLENRMRYPLEVFSAVRAVWPDDKPISVRISANDWMDDAGITPQDAVDIARMLKAAGVDICDVSAGQTSVSAQPVYGRMFQTPFSDRIRNEAGIATMAVGNIYEADHVNSILMAGRADLVCLARPHLADPYWTLRAAVALGDTQAQWPAPYLAGRDQAYRLAERSEQQTLKV